From a single Micromonospora carbonacea genomic region:
- a CDS encoding SGNH/GDSL hydrolase family protein, translating to MRRSRLVTLAVSLAASIGATLTLAVPAQAAPSDRYVALGDSYASGVGAGSYTSESGSCQRSTNAYPALYNANVKPASYKSVACSGATTTDVINNQLSVLSSTTTLVSVTIGGNDVGFANIMTTCVLYGESQCVAAVQAAEDKARAELSGKLAKVYSGIRSKAPSARVVVVGYPVFYQLGTVCVGLSANSRAKINEGINLVDDITRSAAASAGFTFADVRSIFVGHQLCSYGEKWLHALNFASIGISYHPTAAGQSGGYYPVFRSAAG from the coding sequence GTGCGGAGATCCCGTCTCGTTACCCTCGCCGTGAGCCTCGCGGCGTCCATCGGCGCCACGCTCACGCTGGCCGTCCCCGCCCAGGCCGCGCCCAGCGACCGCTACGTCGCCCTCGGCGACTCGTACGCCTCCGGCGTCGGCGCCGGCAGCTACACCTCGGAGAGCGGAAGCTGCCAGCGCAGCACCAACGCGTACCCGGCGCTCTACAACGCCAACGTCAAGCCCGCGTCGTACAAGTCGGTGGCCTGCTCCGGGGCGACCACCACGGACGTGATCAACAACCAGCTCTCCGTGCTGTCGTCGACCACCACGCTGGTCAGCGTCACCATCGGCGGCAACGACGTCGGCTTCGCCAACATCATGACCACCTGCGTGCTCTACGGCGAGAGCCAGTGCGTCGCCGCCGTGCAGGCCGCCGAGGACAAGGCGCGCGCCGAGCTGTCCGGCAAGCTCGCGAAGGTCTACAGCGGAATCCGGTCCAAGGCCCCGTCGGCGCGGGTGGTGGTGGTCGGTTACCCGGTCTTCTACCAGCTCGGCACCGTCTGCGTCGGCCTGAGCGCGAACTCGCGGGCGAAGATCAACGAGGGCATCAACCTGGTCGACGACATCACCCGCAGCGCCGCGGCCTCGGCCGGCTTCACGTTCGCCGACGTCCGCTCCATCTTCGTCGGCCACCAGCTGTGCAGCTACGGCGAGAAGTGGCTGCACGCGCTCAACTTCGCCAGCATCGGCATCTCGTACCACCCGACGGCGGCCGGCCAGTCCGGCGGCTACTACCCGGTGTTCCGCTCCGCCGCCGGCTGA
- a CDS encoding glutathione peroxidase, whose amino-acid sequence MTVFDTEIDALTGGPADLARYRGRALLVVNVASRCGLTPQYAGLQALHAEYADRGLVVLGVPCNQFAGQEPGTSAEIGEFCQVNYGVTFPLTAKVDVNGPDRHPLYAALVTAADGDGHTGDVRWNFEKFLVAPDGTVAARFAPTVTPDSPELRAAVEKVLPA is encoded by the coding sequence ATGACCGTCTTCGACACCGAGATCGACGCCCTCACCGGCGGCCCGGCCGACCTCGCCCGCTACCGGGGCAGGGCGCTGCTGGTGGTGAACGTGGCCTCCCGCTGCGGCCTCACCCCGCAGTACGCCGGCCTCCAGGCCCTGCACGCCGAGTACGCCGACCGGGGCCTGGTGGTGCTCGGCGTGCCGTGCAACCAGTTCGCCGGCCAGGAGCCCGGCACGTCCGCCGAGATCGGCGAGTTCTGCCAGGTCAACTACGGGGTCACCTTCCCGCTCACGGCGAAGGTCGACGTCAACGGCCCCGACCGGCACCCGCTCTACGCGGCGCTGGTGACCGCGGCGGACGGCGACGGGCACACCGGCGACGTGCGGTGGAACTTCGAGAAGTTCCTGGTGGCCCCGGACGGCACGGTGGCGGCCCGGTTCGCCCCGACCGTCACGCCGGACTCCCCCGAGCTGCGCGCGGCGGTCGAGAAGGTCCTGCCGGCCTGA
- a CDS encoding glycosyl hydrolase family 18 protein: MKRSLRRALWAGAVVAVTAAVVPVTSAFGAGSVTATFAKAQDWGTGHETRVTVTNGSAASVSTWRIEFDLPAGTTISSAWDADVTSSGNHWVAVKKSWAGPLAPGATFSWGYNGTGAYKAPLNCTINGAPCGGGTTPTTAPPTTAPPTTAPPTTAPPTTPPPTTTPPTGGGKKVVGYFAEWGVYGRNYHVKNIHTSGSAAKLTHILYAFGNTTGGRCAIGDSYADYEKAYTAADSVDGVADTWDQPLRGSFNQLRKLKKMYPHLKVIWSFGGWTWSGGFTQAAQNPAAFAESCYNLVEDPRWADVFDGIDVDWEYPNACGLTCDSSGPNAFKNVISALRSKFGSSALVTAAITADGSNGGKIDATDYAGAIGNLNWLMPMTYDYFGAFNAQGPTAPHSPLYSYTGIPQAGFNSDAAIQKLKGKGIPADKLLLGIGFYGRGWTGVTQSAPGGSATGAAPGTYEAGIEDYKVLKNTCPATGTVGGTAYAKCGSNWWSYDTPSTIGGKMTYAKNQGLGGAFFWELSGDTTNGELIGAIRGGLG, encoded by the coding sequence ATGAAGAGATCGCTCCGCCGGGCCCTCTGGGCCGGTGCCGTGGTCGCGGTGACCGCCGCGGTGGTCCCGGTGACCTCGGCGTTCGGCGCCGGCAGTGTGACCGCCACGTTCGCCAAGGCGCAGGACTGGGGAACCGGACACGAGACCCGGGTCACCGTCACCAACGGTTCCGCCGCCAGCGTCAGCACCTGGCGCATCGAGTTCGACCTGCCCGCCGGGACCACCATCAGCAGCGCCTGGGACGCCGACGTCACGAGCAGCGGCAACCACTGGGTCGCGGTGAAGAAGAGCTGGGCCGGCCCGCTCGCCCCCGGGGCGACCTTCAGCTGGGGCTACAACGGCACCGGGGCCTACAAGGCGCCGCTGAACTGCACCATCAACGGCGCGCCGTGCGGCGGGGGGACCACCCCCACCACCGCCCCGCCGACGACCGCCCCGCCCACCACCGCACCCCCGACGACCGCGCCGCCCACCACGCCGCCGCCGACCACCACCCCGCCCACCGGCGGCGGCAAGAAGGTCGTCGGCTACTTCGCCGAGTGGGGCGTCTACGGCCGCAACTACCACGTCAAGAACATCCACACCAGCGGCTCCGCCGCGAAGCTCACCCACATCCTGTACGCCTTCGGCAACACCACCGGCGGGCGCTGCGCCATCGGCGACAGCTACGCGGACTACGAGAAGGCGTACACGGCGGCCGACAGCGTCGACGGCGTCGCCGACACCTGGGACCAGCCGCTGCGCGGCAGCTTCAACCAGCTCCGCAAGCTGAAGAAGATGTACCCGCACCTCAAGGTCATCTGGTCCTTCGGCGGCTGGACCTGGTCGGGCGGCTTCACCCAGGCCGCGCAGAACCCGGCCGCCTTCGCCGAGAGCTGCTACAACCTGGTCGAGGACCCGCGCTGGGCCGACGTCTTCGACGGCATCGACGTCGACTGGGAGTACCCGAACGCCTGCGGCCTCACCTGCGACTCCAGCGGCCCGAACGCGTTCAAGAACGTGATCTCCGCGCTGCGCTCGAAGTTCGGCTCCTCGGCCCTGGTCACCGCCGCCATCACCGCCGATGGCAGCAACGGCGGCAAGATCGACGCCACCGACTACGCCGGGGCGATCGGCAACCTCAACTGGCTCATGCCGATGACGTACGACTACTTCGGCGCCTTCAACGCGCAGGGCCCCACCGCCCCGCACTCCCCGCTCTACTCCTACACCGGCATCCCGCAGGCGGGCTTCAACTCCGACGCCGCGATCCAGAAGCTCAAGGGCAAGGGGATCCCGGCCGACAAGCTGCTGCTCGGCATCGGCTTCTACGGCCGGGGCTGGACCGGGGTCACCCAGTCCGCGCCGGGCGGCTCCGCCACCGGGGCGGCGCCGGGCACCTACGAGGCCGGCATCGAGGACTACAAGGTGCTCAAGAACACCTGCCCGGCCACGGGCACCGTCGGCGGCACCGCGTACGCCAAGTGCGGCAGCAACTGGTGGAGCTACGACACCCCGTCGACCATCGGCGGAAAGATGACGTACGCGAAGAACCAGGGCCTCGGCGGCGCGTTCTTCTGGGAGCTGTCCGGCGACACCACCAACGGCGAGCTGATCGGCGCGATCCGCGGCGGCCTCGGCTGA
- a CDS encoding class II 3-deoxy-7-phosphoheptulonate synthase: MRHEWHQLSHPAVGSPGLQTSRPTVDSAEDAALGLDRWRELPRAQVPPWPDQAQVAEVCKVLDTVPSVVAPYEVDQLRRKLALVCEGKAFLLQGGDCAETFADNTESHLLANARTLLQMAIVLTYGASLPVVKVARVAGQYTKPRSLPTDARGLPAYRGDLINSLEATPEARVADPQRMIRAYANSAAAMNMLRAYLAGGLADLHAVHDWNKGFVKNSPAGERYEAIAREIDRAIAFIRACGMTEDDALRTVTLYCSHEALALEYDRALTRVSGTRAYGLSGHFLWIGERTRQIDGAHIDFISRIANPIGVKLGPTTTPDEAIELCEKLNPENVPGRLTLISRMGNHKVRDTLPPIVAKVTAAGAKVVWQCDPMHGNTHESSNGYKTRHFDRIVDEVLGYFEVHRGLETHPGGLHVELTGEDVTECLGGAQGIEDLDLPDRYETACDPRLNTQQSLELAFLVAEMLRG, encoded by the coding sequence ATGCGCCATGAGTGGCATCAGCTGAGCCATCCCGCCGTGGGCAGCCCCGGCCTGCAGACCAGCCGCCCAACCGTCGACTCCGCCGAGGACGCCGCCCTCGGTCTCGACCGCTGGCGGGAGCTGCCCCGCGCGCAGGTCCCGCCGTGGCCCGACCAGGCCCAGGTCGCCGAGGTCTGCAAGGTCCTCGACACCGTGCCGTCGGTCGTCGCGCCGTACGAGGTCGACCAGTTGCGGCGCAAGCTCGCCCTGGTCTGCGAGGGCAAGGCGTTCCTGCTCCAGGGCGGCGACTGCGCCGAGACCTTCGCCGACAACACCGAGAGCCACCTGCTCGCCAACGCCCGCACGCTGCTCCAGATGGCGATCGTGCTCACCTACGGCGCGTCCCTGCCGGTGGTCAAGGTCGCCCGGGTCGCGGGGCAGTACACCAAGCCCCGGTCGCTGCCGACCGACGCCCGCGGGCTGCCGGCCTACCGCGGTGACCTGATCAACTCGCTGGAGGCCACGCCGGAGGCCCGGGTCGCCGACCCGCAGCGCATGATCCGGGCGTACGCGAACTCGGCCGCCGCCATGAACATGCTCCGGGCGTACCTGGCGGGCGGGCTGGCCGACCTGCACGCGGTGCACGACTGGAACAAGGGCTTCGTCAAGAACTCTCCGGCCGGCGAGCGCTACGAGGCGATCGCCCGGGAGATCGACCGGGCCATCGCGTTCATCCGGGCCTGCGGGATGACCGAGGACGACGCGCTGCGCACGGTCACCCTCTACTGCTCCCACGAGGCCCTGGCCCTGGAGTACGACCGGGCGCTCACCCGGGTCTCCGGCACCCGGGCGTACGGGCTGTCCGGGCACTTCCTGTGGATCGGCGAGCGCACCCGGCAGATCGACGGGGCGCACATCGACTTCATCTCCCGCATCGCCAACCCGATCGGCGTGAAGCTCGGCCCGACCACCACCCCCGACGAGGCGATCGAGCTCTGCGAGAAGCTCAACCCGGAGAACGTCCCCGGCCGGCTCACGCTGATCAGCCGGATGGGCAACCACAAGGTCCGGGACACCCTGCCGCCGATCGTGGCGAAGGTCACCGCCGCCGGCGCCAAGGTGGTCTGGCAGTGCGACCCGATGCACGGCAACACCCACGAGTCCTCCAACGGCTACAAGACGCGGCACTTCGACCGCATCGTCGACGAGGTGCTCGGCTACTTCGAGGTGCACCGGGGGCTGGAGACCCACCCGGGCGGCCTGCACGTCGAGCTGACCGGCGAGGACGTCACCGAGTGCCTCGGCGGCGCGCAGGGCATCGAGGACCTGGACCTGCCCGACCGCTACGAAACGGCCTGCGACCCCCGGCTGAACACCCAGCAGTCGCTGGAGCTGGCGTTCCTCGTGGCGGAGATGCTCCGTGGCTGA